The DNA sequence TAGAGCTCGGCCTCGGAGAAGAAGCGGATCCAGTTGGGGTCCGGCTCGTCCCACTCGTCGGCCTCGGCGAAGGTGTCCTCGGCCATCCGGACCGCGCGCTTGCACCGGCCGGGCTGCCCCATGTTGGCGTAGGCGCGGGCCTCCATCGCATACAGCATCGACTGGGTGCGCGGGCTCGCGCAGTCCCGGCTGCCGTACTGGGCGAGGTGGATCAGCTCCAGGGCGTCCTCGGGCCGGCCGAGGTGGATCATCTGCCGGCTCATGCTGGACAGGACGTAGGAGCCGAGCGGCCGGTCACCGGCCTCCTTGGCGGCGTGCAGGGCGAGCACGAAGTACTTCTGCGCGGTGGGCTGCAGCCCGACGTCGTACGACATCCAGCCGGCCAGTTCGGCGAGTTCGGCGGCGACCTTGAACAGCCGCCGGGCGGTGGCCTCGGGCTGGGGTTCCTGGAGGAGGTCGGTCACCTCGTGCAGCTGCCCGACGACGGCCTTGCGGCGCAGGCCGCCGCCGCACTGGGCGTCCCACTGCCGGAACATCACGGTGGTGGTCTCCAGCAGGTCCAGCTCGGGCTGGGAGAGCCGGCCCCGGGCGCGCGCGGAGGAGGACACCGGGTCGGGTTCGGGCCGGGACGAGGGGGCGGAGGGGGTGGGGACGAGCCAGCGCTGCATGGGCTCGATGAGGGACGGGCCCGCGGAGAGGGCCAGCGAGCTCCCGAGGAAGCCGCGCCGCGCCAGCATCAGGTCGCTGCGCGAGAACTCGCTGATCAGGGCCACGGTCTGCGGGCCCGTCCAGGGCAGGTCGACGCCGGTCGCCGAGGGCGCCGGGCGGGTGGTGCGCAGGCCCAGGTCCTCGACGGAGACCACGACACCGAAGCGTTCGGAGAACAGCTCCGAGAGGATCTTGGGGATCGGCTCGCGCGGGTTCTCCCCGTCCAGCCAGCGGCGGACCCGGGAGGTGTCGGTGGAGATGTGGTTGGCACCCAACTGGCGTGCTCTGCGGTTGACTTGGCGGGCGAGCTCGCCCTTGGACCAGCCGCTGCGGACGAACCACGAGGCGAGCAGCTCGTTCGGGCGTTTCTCCGCACCGGTCGCGTTCGCCCCGCCACCGCCGTTGCCGCTCACTGGAACGCCCCCATCCCTGAAGACCACTTGTCGCCGAGTGCGCCAAGCCCTATCAGAATGCCGGTCGTCGAAGCCGCCCGTCCGGCGGTTGTCACCCTTCGAACGGAAACCCGAGTTGCCCCCGGCATACCCACGAGTGCATGTGCCCCAAGAAGCCGTGCACACAAAGTAACCCTACGATCACCCGTCCCACCATGGCGGAATCACAATCGCCACCATTCGCCACCCCTTCGAATGAACTCAGCGTCGCCGAGGCGCGATTGACTTGACACAGGACAGCCAGGAGTGGATGCAGCGATGCGCACAGGGGCGCGCATCGCCGGACACACCACCCCGGGCACCCCCAGGCGCCGATTGTGCGGAGCGGCACGGGGAAGTCGGAAACAGAGAGTCACATTCTGCGTTCGCTACGTGACCAGCGGTACGTCGGACCCGTTGGAGGGGGCATGGGCTTCACGATCGGTATCAGCCGGGGCATCCGCGACATCCGGTCCGGCTCGCGCCGCCGCGGCCGCGGGTCGGACGGCACGGCCGTGGCGGAGTACACCGGGCTGTGGGGCTGGGACGTGGTGCCGGGCGTCCGGGCCGCCGCGGGCGCCTGCTCCTGCGGGCGGGCCGACTGCCGGGCACCGGGCGCGCATCCGCTGCACCTCGCCCCGGTGATCCGCGCCGGGGCGCCGCTGGACGAGGTGACCGGCATCTGGTCGGAGTTCCCGGGCGCCTCGGTGATGCTGCCGGTGGGGCGGGCGTTCGACGTGATCGAGGTCGCCGAGGCGGCCGGGCGCCACGCCCTGGCCCGGCTGGAGCGCATGGGCCTGCCGGTCGGCCCGGTCGCCGCCACTCCGGACGGCCGCGCGCAGTTCCTCGTCGCCCCCGGTGCCGCCGCCGGCCTGCCCGAGCTGCTCTACCGGATGGGCTGGGACGACCCCGGTGCCCTGGACCTGCGGGGCCTGGGGCCCGGCGCGCACATCACCGCTCCGCCGTCCGACCGGGGCGGCCTGGGTCCGGTGCGCTGGCTGCGCTCCCCCGCCCTGGACTCGGGGTCCCGGCCGCCCGAGGCGCGGCTGCTGCTGGGCACGCTGGCGTACGTGGCGCACCGGTCGGGGACGTAGCGCGCCCCGCGCGGTGTCCGGCCCGGACACGGCGAAGCGCCCGTCCCCCGAGCGGTTCGGGGGCGGGCGCTTCCTCGCGTCTGCCGGATCCTCCTGGGTGCGACGTCACTCCCCGATGAGGGCGTCCACGAACGCCTCCGGCTCGAAGGGCGCCAGGTCGTCCGCGCCCTCGCCCAGCCCGATCAGCTTGACCGGCACGCCCAGCTCGCGCTGCACGGCGATCACGATGCCGCCCTTGGCGGTGCCGTCCAGCTTGGTGAGCACGATGCCGGTGATGTCGACGACCTCGGCGAAGACCCGTGCCTGCACGAGACCGTTCTGACCGGTGGTGGCGTCGAGCACCAGCAGCACCTCGTCCAGCGGGGCCTGCTTCTCCACGACCCGCTTGACCTTGCCGAGCTCGTCCATGAGACCGGTCTTGGTGTGCAGCCGGCCGGCGGTGTCGATGAGCACGGCGTCGGCGGCCATCTCCTTGCCCTCCTTGACCGCGTCGAACGCGACGGAGGCCGGGTCACCGCCCTCGGGGCCGCGCACGATGTGGGCGCCGACCCGCTCGCCCCAGGTCTGCAGCTGGTCGGCGGCGGCGGCACGGAAGGTGTCGGCGGCGCCGAGGACGACGGTGTTGCCGTCGGCGACCAGCACGCGGGCGAGCTTGCCGGTGGTGGTGGTCTTGCCGGTGCCGTTGACGCCGACGACCATCACGACGCCGGGGCCGCCGGCCGCGTTCTCGGTGTGCACGGTGCGGTCCATCGTGGGGCCGACCAGCGTGACGAGTTCCTCGCGGAGCAGTCCGCGCAGTTCCTCGGGGGTGCGGGTGCCGAGCACCTTCACGCGCTCGCGCAGCCGCTCGACCAGCTCCTGGGTGGGCAGCACGCCGACGTCGGCGGTGAGCAGGGTGTCCTCGATCTCCTCCCAGGTGTCCTCGTCGAGGTGCTCGCGGGACAGCAGGGTGAGCAGGCCCTTGCCCAGGGCGTTCTGCGAACGGGAGAGCCGGGCGCGCAGCCGGACCAGCCGGCCCGCGGTGGGCTCCGGGATCTCGATCGCGGGAGCCTCCGCGGCGGGCGGCTCCTCGATGACGACGGGACCGGCGCCCGTCGGAAGATCAACCTCCTCTATGGTGCGCCGCGGTTCCTCCCGCGGCGTCTCGGCCTCGTCGCCGACGTGCGGCTCGGCCGGAGGGGCGGTGATGTCGGGCGCGGCGGGGGGCGGCGGGGGCAGCGGCTTCTTGCGCCGGCTGCCGACGATGAGCCCGCCGAGCGCGCCGAGCACGACCACGGCGATGACTACAGCAAGGATGACGATGTCCATAACGCGTCCAGTATCGGCCATGGGCCCCCGGCCGACCCGACGCCGACCCGCACGGGCCGCCCGCGCGGCGCGGCGCGCACCGGACCCGCCCCGCCCGCGCCCGCGGCACGCACGCCGCCGCCCCGGCGCGAGCGGTGCTCGGGCCGGGGCGGCGGCGTGTACGGGGAGAGGGGCAGCGGGGACTTCGCCCTTCTCCCCGGGTCCGGGGAGGGCGGACGGTCAGCCCATCTCCTCCAGGGCCTTGCCCTTCGTCTCCTTCACGAACTTCAGGACGAAGGGGATGGAGAGCGCGGCGCAGACCGTGTAGATCACGTAGGTGACCGACAGGTTCCAGTCGGCCAGCGAGGGGAAGCTCGCGGTGATGGCCCAGTTGGCGATCCACTGCGCGGCGGCGGCGACACCCAGGGCGGCGGCGCGGATCCGGTTGGGGAACATCTCGCCGAGCATGACCCAGACGACCACACCCCACGACAGGGCGAAGAAGAGCACGAAGACGTGGGCGGCGATCAGGGCGACCCAGCCCTGGGTGGCGGGCAGCTGTCCGTCGACGAGGTCGGAGGAGAAGGCCCAGGCCTCCAGTGCGAGGCCGATCACCATGCCGACCGAGCCGATGATCGCCAGGGGGCGGCGGCCGATGCGGTCGACGAAGATCATCGCGATGACGGTGCCGACGATGTTGATGATCGACGTGGTGAAGGAGTAGAAGAACGAGTCCGCCGGGTCGACGCCCACCGACTGCCACAGCGTCGCCGAGTAGTAGAACGCGACGTTGATGCCGACGAACTGCTGGAACACCGACAGGCCGATACCGATCCAGACGATCGGCTTGAAGAAGAAGCTGCCGCCGAGCAGGTCCTTGAAGGACGACTTCTCCTCGCGGTGCATCGCCGACTCGATCTCGGTGACGCGGGCGTCGAGGTCGATGTCCTTGCCCTCGACCTCTTCGAGGATCTGCCGGGCGCGCTCGTGCTTGCCGACCGAGATCAGGTAGCGGGGGGACTCGGGGATGGCGAAGGAGAGCAGGCCGTAGAGGACGGCCGGGACGACCATGACGCCGAGCATCAGCTGCCAGGCCTCAAGGCCCAGCAGCTCACCGCGCTGGTCGCCGTCGGCGGCGTTCAGGATGCCCCAGTTGACCAGCTGCGACACGGCGATGCCGACCACGATCGCGGCCTGCTGGAAGGAGCCGAGCCGGCCCCGGTAGGCGGGCGGGGCGACCTCGGCGATGTAGGCCGGGCCGATCACGGAGGCCATGCCGATGGCGAAGCCGCCGACGACCCGCCAGAAGGCGAGGTCCCACAGCGAGAACGGCAGCGCGGAGCCGACGGCGCTGACGGTGAACAGGACCGCGGCGATCTGCATGCACCGGATGCGGCCGATGCGGTCGGCTATCCGGCCGGCGGTCGCGGCGCCCACG is a window from the Streptomyces capillispiralis genome containing:
- the ftsY gene encoding signal recognition particle-docking protein FtsY — protein: MDIVILAVVIAVVVLGALGGLIVGSRRKKPLPPPPPAAPDITAPPAEPHVGDEAETPREEPRRTIEEVDLPTGAGPVVIEEPPAAEAPAIEIPEPTAGRLVRLRARLSRSQNALGKGLLTLLSREHLDEDTWEEIEDTLLTADVGVLPTQELVERLRERVKVLGTRTPEELRGLLREELVTLVGPTMDRTVHTENAAGGPGVVMVVGVNGTGKTTTTGKLARVLVADGNTVVLGAADTFRAAAADQLQTWGERVGAHIVRGPEGGDPASVAFDAVKEGKEMAADAVLIDTAGRLHTKTGLMDELGKVKRVVEKQAPLDEVLLVLDATTGQNGLVQARVFAEVVDITGIVLTKLDGTAKGGIVIAVQRELGVPVKLIGLGEGADDLAPFEPEAFVDALIGE
- a CDS encoding sugar porter family MFS transporter; the protein is MTSTAQAQTSGARTAHPEHLGHVIFIAAAAAMGGFLFGYDSSVINGAVEAVRDRYDIGSAALAQVIAVALIGCAVGAATAGRIADRIGRIRCMQIAAVLFTVSAVGSALPFSLWDLAFWRVVGGFAIGMASVIGPAYIAEVAPPAYRGRLGSFQQAAIVVGIAVSQLVNWGILNAADGDQRGELLGLEAWQLMLGVMVVPAVLYGLLSFAIPESPRYLISVGKHERARQILEEVEGKDIDLDARVTEIESAMHREEKSSFKDLLGGSFFFKPIVWIGIGLSVFQQFVGINVAFYYSATLWQSVGVDPADSFFYSFTTSIINIVGTVIAMIFVDRIGRRPLAIIGSVGMVIGLALEAWAFSSDLVDGQLPATQGWVALIAAHVFVLFFALSWGVVVWVMLGEMFPNRIRAAALGVAAAAQWIANWAITASFPSLADWNLSVTYVIYTVCAALSIPFVLKFVKETKGKALEEMG
- a CDS encoding bifunctional DNA primase/polymerase produces the protein MGFTIGISRGIRDIRSGSRRRGRGSDGTAVAEYTGLWGWDVVPGVRAAAGACSCGRADCRAPGAHPLHLAPVIRAGAPLDEVTGIWSEFPGASVMLPVGRAFDVIEVAEAAGRHALARLERMGLPVGPVAATPDGRAQFLVAPGAAAGLPELLYRMGWDDPGALDLRGLGPGAHITAPPSDRGGLGPVRWLRSPALDSGSRPPEARLLLGTLAYVAHRSGT